GGCGGAGTGCCGGAGCGTGGGCGAAGTGTCTAACTGTGGGCAGAGCGCCGAAGCGGGACAGGGAGGAGGTGGATTGGCTCGAACCCGCggcgcggtgggggggggggggggtgggtgggttaGGGTTGCGGGACGTCGGCCGGCTTAAATAGCCAGATTTGGTCTTGGGCGGCGAGCCGGAGAGGCGCCACGCGACATTCACACAGCGGCGACGGACGCGGCGTTCATCAGACCGCCAAGTTTCCGGACGTTTCCGCGTGGGATCCTGCCGTCAGACCGACGTGGCGAGCGTGCCCGGACGCCCACGTATCCGTCCCATATTTGAGCTGGATATGGGAATGCCGTTCAGTCCGGACGTTTCAGAACCATTTGAAAGGCCCATCTGGGTCAAAAAATTATGGCCGAGCTGACCGGACAGCTCATCCGGGCGAATAAGGTGTGTTTGagaggtccggctgtagatgctctaagagcaactctagcacacCCCGCAGAACACGCAGACCCGCAAAATTTCGGCGAGTCTGCGGGCTCGACCCAGTTTTCCGGTCAAAACAGAGGCCGCATACTCACCCGGCCCGCAAAATTTTTGCCACGGGCCACAAACTGCATGCCCCGACCGCTATATCTACGGTTCCGCGGCTGGTTTGCGGGTAGAAACCTAACCCCCGCTGCCGCACGAGCCATCCGATTCCCCACCCCTTCTCCACATTTCTCGTCGTCGACGACCACCTCcgcgcctccagccgccatgtggggccgcatgtggagctccggacgcggctccGACAGCAAATCCAGCGGCCGAAGCGACCCGGAGCGCGAGCAACGCGTCCGGTCCGACGACGCGAGGAAGCACGCGGCCCGGAAGTGGACCAACCGCGGCCTGTCGCCGCTGGCGAGCTTCCGGCGGAGCGAGACGGAGGAGTATGACCGCCGGCGCGCGTCCTTCTCCTCCGCGAGATCTTCGTACGCTGGGAGCTCATCCTCCTCCGGCGCGGgccttctccccgtgaagagggagtggtcggaggacGAGGAGGACCCGGAGTAGTTCGACGTCCTCCCCGTCAAGGAGGAGCCCGCTCCTCTCGGCCGCCGCGGAGTCGTCGGGCCGGAAGACTACGTTGCGGATGTCAACGCCGTTGCGGGTGCCATCGCCGAGTGGAgcgtgcgcgaggaggcggagcgccggCGCCACGGCGAGAAGCTCGAAGACCTCAAGTGGCGTCAGGCGGTCGCCGCCAACCTTGCCGCCAAGGAGAAGGCCGAGGAGTGGCACCGcatccgcgaggagcagagggcgaaGTACGTCGACCTctgtagctccggcgaggaggattgagcgtccttctcctccacggcgtcgtccaTTTGCCGCGACCTCGCCGCTGTCAGATCCGACCCCTTCTAGTACTAGTTAACGTAGTATGTAGTATGAACTATGCTTGTAGTGTGTTGATCATGTAAAAtctatgtagtatgtgatgaactactcGCGTCAACAAGGTGCAATTTCTTCCGTGAAagtgttttttcaaattatgcGGTTTTAGATACGATTTCTGTTCGCTCGCACTAGTTTTCGACCTGTAAACGCGATCTTCGTGAAACCACAAACGCATTTTGCGAGTCAAATTTTTACGGAGTCTGCTAGAATTGCTCTAACAACACATACCGTGTGGTAGCGCAGCAATGTTGTTACTGACCTAGGAAGTGTCATTACATACGGACGCggagtttctgcacccgagctcaaatgagctcgggtgaacagtaaaatcaaaactaaatcaatatttttttttaaatccaattttttgggagaaacattgacaaaagttctaagtgcttgcaaaaattcgccatgaaatcacatttctagaaggcgtggcaaaaaaaaaaacaaaatcagtacTCTGAAAAggctactttcaaaagcattttggattactgaatttgtttttttttaccacgctttacaggaatgtgatttcatgatgaatttttgcaagcacttagaacttttgtaaatgtttctcccaattttttttgaaatttttaattttttttttattttactgttcaccgagctcaaatgagctcgggagcagaaaggcaCTTTCGATTACATACTCGTATTGTACAATTGTACAGATACTATCACACCCATTCATGTGAGCTTACGAGCAGGGGAAAATAACATGACACATGGATTTAGCGATGATTTGAGTCTATCCGATATATCTAAATAGTTTTTCTTTGAGCGGGATATCCTTTGTTTTTGAATAGTTGCAACTTActatctattttttttcttttcatgcAACTATGCCATGTCATCAAGTTATACATGTGGTCATCAGTTACAATTTATGTACTAATCTATTCATGCAACCATGCAACCTCAGCAACCATGCATGTTAATTTGTTGTgtgtgtctaggacacatctagatgtgctctagttattgcatgTTTATTTGTTTCACTAATTTTTGTCCGGATATAGACGGTCATGTAACACTTTTTTGTTGCATGACTTACATATATTTGTACATTATACATTTGAAGCAAATATATGTAGGTCAATTTAATAGATTTCTATTTCGTACAACATTTATTTCACATGCTTCATATACTTTATTGTTTTCAAAATACAGTATGTGCCACGAGCATTCTTAAATTTGTTTTTGCAGTAATTTTAGTTTTATAGGATCTATTTATGCATATGTTTTACTAAGGTTCCCGCAATAACGAGCGGAGCATTATCTAATATCTAAATAGTTGATCTTCACTAACTTTAATTTTCTTAACATGCAGCCATTCACATTACCAAATATACCACATCGTTATCCACTAACAATATTTTGTAGCACATGCAATGCATACCCGAATTTAATTGTTACAACTCAAATGGTCGAACATACATGCATACTCTTTGTTCACgcacaattatttttaaaaataataatttttgatTTAGTTCATTTTGTTTGTATGAAACTAATCTTCAAATTCCCACAACAACGTTTGGGGAAATCACCTGAGTTATCATAGACAAGCAAACCATTGTCGGTGCAGCTACGGGAAGAGCAACACATTGCCAATCACTAGTCTAATTAATCAGTGTCTCAGTTTTCAAGCCAGCTGCAGAGGAGCTCCTGATTTATCCAAGTGAATGAATATCAGACGACTTTTCCGTGAACCTGACAGAGGATCAACCGTCCAAGCACCACTATATTCAACTGAAGCAGACAATCGGTCGTTCATCtttatatataaacaaaaaaaagcagaaaagaaatgGCGACATTTATCTGTCAAGCACAACACAGGTATGAACCGCACCTCTGAATATTCCGTGGCGGTCCAAAAACCGCGGTGATAATCTAGCAATTGCTTGACACGGCAACGGCGACCGTGCTCGGTTGGTTGGCCCGTCGCGCGTCAACGTTACGAGGCGATTAAAACCACGGCGTAGGTGGCGTATACTTTCGCCCGGTCTTCCCACGCCACCACAGCGGCGACGAGACCaccgaacaagaagaagaagaagaagaagcgaggTTTCTTGCTGCTCCCTCCCACCGGACGATCGCGTCGCGTCGACCGTGGCGAGCACGGCCGCGTCGTCCTCGGTCTCGGAGGCGCCGCCCACGGACGTAGTGAAGAGGATGGCCGTCTCCAAGGACGCCGCCGATGACATGATGCGCGTGCTGTCCATCTACGACGCGCGCTTGCTCCCCATGTCCCCTCCGGCGGAGGGTGAAGCGGCCGGGGAGGCATACGGATGCGatgagagggaggcggaggagcaggagcaggaggaggaggcgtttGCCGCCGCGGAGGACGTCATCCGCCGGTGcaactcctcctcgtcgtcgtccggtaTGATTGATTACCTGTACGCCGTCGACGACGCCCTCGCCGCGGCCGCGCTCCAGGGCGGCCTCGCCTCCCGCGCGGCCGAGGCCGTGCAGGCCGCCATGCCGCGCCtggaggaggaggcgcgcgcgCTGCTCTGCTCCTCGTCCGCGCGGCGCCTCTCGCTCTCCTCGGACGACCTCGACGACGCGGCCTCGCCGCCCGACGCGTCGCCACGGCTCTCCCCGCGCGCGACCGCCTCCGTCCGCGGCGTCGCGGACCGCATGCTGCGCGCCGGCTATGGCCCGGAGCTCGCGCAGGTGTACGTCACCGCCCGCCGCGACGCCCTCGCGGAGGCCGTGGCGCACCAGCTGGGCGCCGCCGAGCCCGTGGCCATCGAGGAGGTGTTGAGGATGGAATGGGCGGTGCTAGACCAGAAGATGCGGCGGTGGAACCATGCCATCCGGGCCGTGGTCAGGACCCTcctcgccggcgagcggcggctctgCGACGAGGTCTTCGCGTCCGACGAGGAGCTCGGCCACGAGTGCTTCGCCGACGTCTCCAGGGGCTGCGTCCTGCAGCTGCTCGGCTTCGCGGACGCCGTCGCCATGTCTGCGCGCGCCACCGAGAAGCTCTACCGCACGCTCGGCATGTACGAGGCGCTCGCCGACGTCGCGCCGGAGCTCGAGGCCCTCTTCACCGGAGACGCGCGCGAGCTCTTCGCCGCCGAGGTCTCAGCCGTGGCCGCGCGGCTGGGCTCcaccctgcgccgcacgatcgagGAGTTCGGCAGCGCCATCCAGGGCGAGTCGTCGAGGAGGCCCGTGCAGGGCGGGGAGATCCACCCCATGAACCGCTACGTGATCAACTACTGCGGCCTCCTCGCGGACTGCCGCAGCACGCTGGACATGATCCTCGTCAACACCGCCGATGCGGTCGACGGCGACGAAGccaccggcggtggcggcggcgctacGTCGACGCCGTCAGGGCGGTGCATGCTCGAGCTGCTGACCCGGCTGCTGAGCAAGATGGACGAGAAGTCGTGCCTCTACGACGACGCCGGCCTGAAGCACATATTCCTCATGAACAACCTCTACTACATCGTGCAGAAGGTGATGGACTCTCCGCTCCGGGAGCTGCTCGGCGACGACTGGATCCGCCGGCACCGCGGCCAGATCCGGCAGTACGAGACGGGCTACCTCCGGGCGTCGTGGATCACCGTGCTATCCGTCCTCAGGGACGACGGCGGCAGCGCGGCGCCGACGGTCAAGGACAAGGCGAGGAGCTTCAACGCGGCGTTCGAGGAGCTGTACCGGAACCAGACGGCGTGGAAAGTGATCGACCCGCAGCTCCGGGAGGAGCTCCGCATCGCCGTGTCGGAGCGGCTTATCCCGGCGTACCGGTCGTTCCTGTCGCGACCGAGGCCGCAGACGGGATCGTCCAGCGGCAGCCGGCACTCGGCGTCGAAGCACGTGAAGTACACCCTTGAGGATCTCGAGGACTACATGCTGGACTTCTTCGAAGGCGTGCAGAAGTTCGTCAAGTGATCGGGGGACCGGAGCAGAGGACCTCTGCTTGTGACTCCGCAACATTCTTCAGAGGCAGCTTTGTGCTGCCGGGACGTGATCGGGCGATGCACTGCGGCACGGATTCATGATTTGTTTTGCTAAGCATTGCTCACCAGTACTAGTAGTACACGTCCATTGTCGACACATCTGTAAATAGGATAAGAACTCGGGAGTGTATATATAGTGCATAGGATTTCCATAAAACTTAAACTCTGACATTAgattttttttaacacaatacagacgcaagcgctcatacatacgcacatacactcgcccctatgaatgcacacatacggcatatcatcttgagatttacgaagtcattgTAGGCACTTCGTCATCGACGGAAACGTCTCATCCCACCGAAAGcgtatcgccgaaaatcctgaaataaatcaagGAATAATACGAGCACCACGACTTAAACCTTGATGGCTGggaataccactgtccctctaaccatctcaaccacaggttggttcgcacatCAGATTTTTAAAGGGCCAGGGCCAATGCTTTGGTAGTCGTGCCATGATGAGCACGGATTGTAAAGCAAGGCTAGTGGCCACGTCAACGCTTTGAATCTATTCGGGCGCTATGCAAATAGTATGAATGCATTTTTTTAGCCACCGCCCACTCACTCGGAGCCGGACCCTATAACATTGTGGAGAGATGTCACGGCTTGATATCCCTTCAGCAAAACAAACGTTTTGTGCTAAAAACAAACTCGCGTGTCCAaatcaaaaaagaaagaaagaaaagactcgTTGTTCCCagccggactccgccactgctaaCTCTACAACCCTCGCTCGCGCTGCCATGATCCGCCGACCTCACGCCAAATCGTCGCCGCGATTGGACGACCTATGACCTCGCACACAGTCGTTGTTGGTTCGCCGCCATGGTCCATGGACCTCGCGCCCCTTCGATGTCGCCGATTCATTAACCTCCCGCGTATCTGCCCGCGCCGTCGCCGATTCGTGGACCTCACCCACACCTCCCACGGTTCGTCGCATCATCATCCCCTCTGCTAAAGCTTCCTTGTTCCATCAGCTCCCGAAGGTAAGAACACGTTTCTGAATTTTTGAAATCATTGTAAAAACTGATTCTATTGCTGAATATGTATGAATAGATACGCCTGCAAATGTAGTGTTCGGTTTCTTTGTTGcttctagaagaagaatgcatgtGAAAATATACATTAAAATTTGAATCCATAAACCAATTGGCACTGATTTATATTGTGATTCGTGAATATAAAAGAATACACATTGCCAATCATAAAGTCCCACCAAGTCGTAACATAAGAAAATAGACGTCCTTATAGTGCCAAACAAAAGGAACGCCTACCTTACTTGCTACTTGTACTCTACCATTCTTAACATGTTTAGAGTACAAACTGTAGCATCCAAAATAATTTCGACTGCAACCAAAATGGGTCAGCATCTATGTCTTCAACAATAGGAGTTGTCAACAGACCAGTGAATTTTCCATGAACTCACATTTTTTTAGAGTTTGCTTCATTCGGTAATGGTTTGGCCCGTTTTGCTGATTTACTTAGACAACCTTCTTTGCCGGACTAGTCTGTGATGTTATGTTCTCCTTGTCTTCCTGTTGGCTGATGGGAaaatcttctctttcttttctcatTGCGGTGGCAGATGGTGCTTTGCTTGTTCACTTGTGTTGCCTCTCaaggaatttttttttcttttagagcCTTTCTTCTCAACCCCCTTTTTTCTTCAAACGAGCATCACTCAAGAATTCATTTGATGTTTGAGTCACCTGCGCATCACTCAACAATTCATTCGATGTTCGTGTCACTTGGACTTGGCATCTTTCTTCAACATTAGTTGTGCATGCTAATAAGTGCATTCTTGATGACAATACAACGTTCCTCGGAGTTGGTTGCTAGAGTTGCCAACTCACAACACATGTGTATAGGAAAATTGTATCGGGTGATGGCATCCAActtcgtgttggggaacgcagtaattcaaaaaaaattccacgatcacgcaagatctatctaggagattcatagcaacgagacgacgagagtatgtccatgtaccctcatagaccgaaagcggaagcgtttagtaacgcggttgatgtagtcgaacgtcttctcgatccaactgatacaagtaccgaacgtacggcacctccgcgttcagcacacgttcagctcgatgacgtcccttaagctcttgatccagttgaggatgaggaagagttccgtcagcacgacggcgtggcgacggtgatgatgaagttaccagcgcagggcttcgcctaagcactacgatgatgtgaccgaggtgtgtaactgtggaggggggcaccgcacacggctaagagaaactttggtgtctctttggggtgccccctcccccgtatataaaggagggaggaggaggaggccgtcctaggaggggcgcgcctatagggggagtccaactaggattcccaatcctagttggagtccccttccttttccaagaggtggagagagggaagggggaggagagggagaaggaaagaggggggcgctgccccctcctagtccaattcggaccagcccatggggggcgcgctgcctccccttgtggcccttctctcctttcacTAAAGCCCAATAAGCCCCAATACTTCCCctagtgaattcccgtaactccccggttctccgaaaaatacccgaatcactcagaactattccgatgtccgtatatagccatccaatatatgaatctttacctctcgaccatttcgagactcctcgtcatgtccgtgatctcatccgggacttcgaaaaaCTTCGGTCcttaaatcacataactcataatacaaatcatcatcgaacattaagcatgtgggccctatgggttcgagaactatgtagacatgaccgagacacatctccggtcaataaccaatagcggaacctggatgcgcatattggctcctacatattctacgaatatctttatcggtcaaactgcataacgacctacgttgttcccttcgtcatcggtatgttacttgcccgagatttgatcgtcggtatcctcatacctagttcaatctcattaccgacaagtctctttactcgttctgtaatgcatcatcccgcaactaactcattagtcacattgcttgcaaggcttatagtgatgtgcattaccgagagggcccagagatacctctccgatacacagagtgacaaatcctaatctcgatctatgccaactcaacaaacaccatcggagacacctgtagatcatctttataatcacccagttacgttgtgacgtttgatagcacacaaggtgtgcatccggtatttgggagttgcataatctcatagtcagaggaacatgtataagtcatgaag
The sequence above is drawn from the Triticum aestivum cultivar Chinese Spring chromosome 7A, IWGSC CS RefSeq v2.1, whole genome shotgun sequence genome and encodes:
- the LOC123154654 gene encoding exocyst complex component EXO70B1; this encodes MAVSKDAADDMMRVLSIYDARLLPMSPPAEGEAAGEAYGCDEREAEEQEQEEEAFAAAEDVIRRCNSSSSSSGMIDYLYAVDDALAAAALQGGLASRAAEAVQAAMPRLEEEARALLCSSSARRLSLSSDDLDDAASPPDASPRLSPRATASVRGVADRMLRAGYGPELAQVYVTARRDALAEAVAHQLGAAEPVAIEEVLRMEWAVLDQKMRRWNHAIRAVVRTLLAGERRLCDEVFASDEELGHECFADVSRGCVLQLLGFADAVAMSARATEKLYRTLGMYEALADVAPELEALFTGDARELFAAEVSAVAARLGSTLRRTIEEFGSAIQGESSRRPVQGGEIHPMNRYVINYCGLLADCRSTLDMILVNTADAVDGDEATGGGGGATSTPSGRCMLELLTRLLSKMDEKSCLYDDAGLKHIFLMNNLYYIVQKVMDSPLRELLGDDWIRRHRGQIRQYETGYLRASWITVLSVLRDDGGSAAPTVKDKARSFNAAFEELYRNQTAWKVIDPQLREELRIAVSERLIPAYRSFLSRPRPQTGSSSGSRHSASKHVKYTLEDLEDYMLDFFEGVQKFVK